The region GTAGCAACTGATGTCGCCGTAGCCGAGATCATCGGCGAAAATCACGACGAAGTTGGGCGTCGTGTTCCTCGTTTTCTTATTCGAAACAGAACGCGAAACGCTTGGTAGTGGGCGTGCATTGGGTGGCGCGGCATTATTCCTAGGACGGTAAGAATTGAGCGATGCCTCCATTTCCTTCACGATCTCTGGATGATCTCGATAGACATTCGTGGTCTGTGCCAGGTCGACTTCAAGGTTATAAAGCTGAGCTGGTGGTGCATCCTTCTTGATGCGGCCATTTTCGATATCGCTATTGACGCTTCCGGCAAACTTTGCGGCCGCGGGACCGCCCCAGGCATGTTGATGTGGCTTCGAGCCTGTAAAGCCACCGCTACCACGTGAGCCGATATACATCCACTTGCCCTTGCGAATGGCCAGATTATTCTGTCGAAACGGCGCAAGAAGCAACTCGGTCCGAAGCGGTTCTGCTGGATTCTCCAGAAGTGCCGGAAGGATGTTGATGCTGTCCTTGTCGGTAGGTGGCTTAGCGACTTGGTGAGTGAGCGCCATAAATGTGGCGAGCATGTCGACCTGGCAGATTAGTTGATCAGACACTGACCCTGCTTCGATCTTACCTGGCCACTTCGCGATGAACGGAATGCGGTGCCCGCCTTCCCAGATTCCGAACTTGAATCCGAGCAGATCGCCATTGATCTTGTGCCCGGCCTGGATGGCGTCGCGACCGCCGCGATTCAGCATTCCACCGTTATCGCTGGTAAAGATGACCAGTGTGTTTTCGCTGAGTTTGTTGTCCTCCAGGCTTTGCAGAATCTTGCCCACCATCCAGTCGAGTTCATGAATGAAGTCACCATAGAGTCCGCAGTCACTTGTGCCCTTGAAGCGTGGGGAAGGAGTGAATGGGTGATGGATATTCGTCGTTGAGAAGTAAAGGAAAAAAGGGTTGTCCTTGTTCTTGCTAATCCAGTCTACGGCCTTTCTCGTGAGCAAAGTTCCGGTCTTCTCATCATGGTAGATCTGGTGAGCTTCCAAGGCGCCTCCGAATCGATTGGGGCTCTTCTGAGATGCCTCTGGGGGAAATGTCGGTGTGGGAGAAGGGGGCTTGCCTCCGTAGATCAGTGGGTCAGACGGATCGTAGCCCACGATGGTGTCGTCCTCGACATAGACATAGGGGCTACCGCTATTGACGAGTGGGACGCCAAAGTAGTGGTCAAAGCCAACATCCTGAGGACCTGGTCGCAGCGGTACTTGCCAGTCGTTGGTCCCCTGCTTGAAGCCAAGGTGCCATTTTCCCAGACAGGCCGTTGCATATCCCTTGTTCTTAAACACCTTGCCAATGGTCAGAGTGTTGGTGTCGATAATGAGACCCGAAGTGGTCGGCAGAGGCCCCCAGACCCCTTTGCCAGCATGAGCTCTCACTGGATATTCGCCGGTGAGCAGTGCGTATCGCGACGGCGTACAAACAGCCGAAGCGGAATGGGCGTCAGTGAAACGACGTCCCTCTTTGGCAAGGCGATCGATATTGGGCGTCTGTACCTTCGTTGCACCGTAACACCCGATGTCGCCATATCCCAGGTCGTCAACGTAAATGAGGACTACGTTGGGCATTTTCTCTGCAGCGCAAAGCGTTTGGCTGGCAAAGGTAACCGCGATAGCAATTAGTAGAAACAGAAAGGACGTCTGGAAGAGTTTTAGCATGGGTTCTCAGGCCTAATTATTGGTCTACAAGGCCAGTAGCAGATGTGATGAGGTCGAAACGCTCGATAAAAGGAAGGAATCCTGCGCGAATCCCGATATGGACTCCCCATTGCGGCTGCTCGCCGGTATTGCTGTCGGTAAATGCTTCCGGGCGATAGGTGCCGCCGGCCCTGGGCACCACATGTACGTCGTGAGTCTTCTGGAAATTCAGGCCATCTTCCGAGTAGTGGATCGATTTGATGATTTCTTTGGGGCCTGTGCTACCGATCAAGGCTGCAACTCCGGTGCCCTGCGGCCATACGGCGACTTCATGGTTTCCTTGTATGACGGGGTTGTCCTGATATTTTACGTAGGGCCCCTCAGGCTTCTCAGCAATCGCAACACCCATCTTGGTTTGTCCTGGCTCTTTGCCCAGTTGGCGGCCTTTGTAATACAGCCAATACTTGCCGTCGCGAACAATCAAACACGCGTCATCTATCAAGTGGCTATCGAAATCAGCTGGATCCTTACTGTTGGTGATCGCCGGATTGGATGAGAGGCGTTTCCAGGGGCCATCAGGTGAATCGGCGACGGCAATGCCAATCTTAGAGTCAGGATTAAAACCTTTACCGAACTCTTTAGAGGTCCCGGTGTAGAACAACCAGTAGCGTCCCTCAGCAATCATTATGTTCGGCGTGAAGACACTCGCACCTTCCCAGCTTCCAGGCTGGCCTTTGTCGAGAGCCATTCCTTTTTCAGTCCACTGGTGGCCGTCGGTAGACGTCGCATACCAGACGGTTGCGTCATAGCCAGGAGAGATATTTCCTTTCGAATACCAAACATAGTAGAGGTCGTCGATTTTGATGACATCGCTCGGGTCGCGACGCATGACACCTTTCTCGGCGCCAATTCCAGTCGCGTCGGAATACTCGACTTTGACAGAACCAATCGGCGGATCGCCTGCTGAAACATGGGAAATAAAGCCGAAACTCAACACCATCGCAAAGGCAAGCAGTGCGAAAGGTCGCAGTGGAGTTGGGATCATGGATCGAGAATGCATCATGGTGGAAATTGAGAAGAAGATGTGATATTACGCCAATCACAGTCTGGCGTTTGGGCGAATCAAATGCTCTTTCGAATGCACACTGGTCGCAGGTCTAAAACCGGATGAGCACCAGGAAAAAAGGGTGCAAACATAAAGACGAGTTAGCCGGAAAAACAATGGAATCACATCAAATATAACTTGATGTATCACCAAACTTGGTAGGGGATTGCGACATCGTGATATGGTTTTGCGACATCCATTGGACGCGCTGTTGTGGGAGCTACGCCAACTAATTGTTTGGCATACGAAACGTCGATTCGATCTTCTTCAGCGATACACCGAATACTCTTTGAACAATCGGGGTTAGTTCTTCCTCGTCCCCTTGAATGTGTAACGTCTGTTGAACGTGACGCATGGTTTCCCCTGGCTTTAGCGCAGCGGCAGGGGAAGAGGTTTCCAGCTCGTAGAATGGTCCCAGTGGGGGCTCACCTGGGCTAGGTGCCCCATCGTTATAGGCGTTGATTACATCGCCATCGTAGGGTTTCTCTTGTCGTTCCCACATAGAATTTACGTATCCGTGCGGGGCGTCCTGCACGTTATAGGAAACGATTGTCAGTACTCCCGCGGCGGCGTCGTAGCTACCAGCGACCCCCTGCGATCGCTGCGGAGTCAGTCCGATCTTTCCTCGGTGGGTACCATCCCCTTTGAAGAACAAGACATTCTCTTCAACCTTAAGGCAGTCCTTCGGAACCTTACCGAAGTAGGTGTCGTTTACTTTCGGGCCAAGGGATTCCACGTCGCCACGCTTGAATGGAATAACAACCGTTGTTTTGGGCGATGGATTATACATCCCCAAAAGCCAGATCGACGGTAGACCGGATTCAGGAGACCAGGCCTTTTCGCCAAGATTTGTCAGTCGATTGTCACTCTCGTAGGCAACTATGTGTACGTCATTAGGCATTTCCTTTGTGCGTAGAGCTTTGGCGATAGTCGATTCGTCCAGCAAGCGAATCGAACGCTGGATCCCCATTTTGAGTTTGGTTCCACTGTAGTTTGTCAGCGTACAGTCATGGGTAAACTCGGCTGAAGTTTCGGTCTGTTTGACCAACTTAAAGGGCTCGGTGTCGATGGCCGCGGGGGTCTTCCAGGCGGAGAACTCGAACTTCGTGCCAGGCTGAAAGAATAACGCGAATTGACCCCCTTCGGGCCCCAGCCAGAATCGCTCCTCGCCACCGAATATGTAGATGTGCTCTTCCAGCGTTCCTTTGCGTTGATCGTCGGATAGGAGGCCTGCTTCAATGACACGACGGTTGATCCAGCCGAAGCTAGGGCCATCGTGCTTACCGACCGTACTGGTCATGACTCGGCCCTGATACGCAGGAGCAATCGCCACTGCGCTATCTCCTTTTTCGAGTAAGACGATGCGCGTATGCTGTTTGAGAAATGCTACATCATCATGAAAGGTCTGTTGTATTCGCGGCAACTCCTGCCCTAGGACCGTAGAGATACTCATAGTTAAGATTGCAAAAATACAAGAAGAGGTACGAATGGTTGTCATTTTGGGGTCTCTCGACGCTTAGAGAGGCATTTGGGATGATTCTTCTGTGACAAGTTGGTTTCTTAAAGGAGTCACCTATTACGGACGTAAAACGGATAGTCAACTCAATTTGAAGGTGCTGCGAAGTTCATCGATCACTGACTGCGACATGGCAGAAACGTTGCCAATGGAGGTCGCGTTGATTACGGCTTCCGAGGTGGCTTCCAGAACTTCCAAGCGGTCAAACGCATCCAGTACGCTCGAGCCAGTTACCAGTACGCCGTCGTTCTCTAAGATGGCCGCCGGAGAAGCGGTCGATATGTAGCTGGCGATCTTGCCATCGTTCTGATACTGAACGCCGTAAGGTACGCGGCCCACATCACGAAGAAAGACGTAGCTTTCGGGAATGGTTCGCGTATCAAATACCGAGTCAGTAACACTGAATGCCGTCGCATTGACGGGATGGGCAAACACAATAGCATCGACACTTGGATGCTGCTGATAAATGGCTCGATGAGCCAATACAGCGCGGCTGGCCTTTTTGCCGGCTTCTCGGTTTCCGTTTCTCACGAGCACAAAGTCTTCGATGGTTAACGACTCCCGATCCTGCTGAGTGGGAGTGATCAGGAAAGAATCCTCATTCACACGTGCCGAGAAACTGCCCTCAGTGCTGATCAAGAGTCGTTGCCGGCAGCCGCGACGAATAAAATCGCAAAGCTGTTTGCGGAGCTCCCGCTCTTTCTGGTTCGCTATTGCGGACTCAATCGACGGAAGATCCACACTGCGGCTTGCTGCGAGTTCCAGCTGAGAATCGTTCAGGTATTGGACGCTCCCCAGCTTGCTCGCTTTGATCAAGGTCTTTCCAGCAAACTCAAACGCTTCAAAACGTTCAAACGCCCGCGCAAGTGACTCGGCCCCGACTACTACTCCGTGGTTTTCCAAGATCACGCTATCGCATCCCTTCGCGAATGCGCTTGCGATATTACTTCCCAGTTGTTGGCTGCCTGGACACGCGTAGGGGGCGAAGCCGACCTTGCCGCTGACTGAATGCGTTTGATGGAACAGTCGTGTATTAGGAACCGATTGGCAAATACTAAACGCGACCAGAGCAACCGGGTGGGCGTGGACGATTGCCCGGATATCTGGCCGGGCATCGTATATCGCTTTATGAAACGGAAATTCCGACGAAGGAGGGTGGGGGCCCTCCACGGTTCCGTCGGATCTCACGCGGATAATATCGTTCCGCGTGAGATTGCCTTTATCGACACGGGCAGGCGTAATCCAGATGTCGCCTGATTCGTCGCGAATCGAAAGGTTACCACCAGATGTCGTGGTCATGCGATAACGATAGATGCGATCCATCGTTTGCATGATTTCATCACGTGGGTGAAGGTAATCAGATCGGGTGCTCATAGGTTCTTTCTGGGACTAGAATCGCGACTAAAGAGGCCGCACGACAGAGGTGCTGCGGTAATAGTCGAGAAGTGTTTCCACCGAAAGAACGCCGCCACCTAGACCACTCTGATTGACTCCTCCATAGGGGACACCTTGGGCAAATACGTTATGGGCGTTGATCCAACTATTGCCTGCCACCATCGCTTCAGCAACTCGAGCCGCGCGAGAGAGATCGGCTGACCAAACGCTATTGGCAAGACCATAGGTCGTGTAATTCGCCATGTCGATGGCTTCCTGTTCCGTCTTGAAAGGAGCCAGGTAGGCAACCGGGCCAAAGATCTCCTCTTGAGCCGCCGTGTTGTCGAGCGAGCCTGCCAAGAGGGCTGGCTTGACGAAATTCCCAGGGAATCCTTCGACGTTTGCTGGACCTCCACCGAGCAGACACTCAGCACCTTCGGCGACCCCCTTGTCCAGATAGCCGAGGACACGTTCACGCTGCTTGGCATTCACGACCGGTCCCATTTGGGTGCTTGCATCGAGCTGATGGCCAATCTTGACTGCTGAAAGAAGGTTGACACATCGGTTTACGAAGTCGTCATAAATGTCTTGATGCACGAGCCATCGCGTTGCATCGCAGCACACCTGACCCGTGTGGAACGTAATAGCGGCGGCGAGCTTTTCGGCTGTATCTTCGACATCGACATCATTGAAGATGACTGCCGCGCCTTTACCACCCAATTCCAACTTGACGGGTACCAGGTTGCGACCACACGCTTCACCAACGAGACGGCCAACCTCTGGAGAGCCTGTGAACGACATCCGTTTAATTACTTTGTTGCTAGACAGTGCGGACCCGACGGTCGCCCCGCGCCCCGTGATCACGTTAATAACGCCATCGGGAATGCCGACTTCCTTGGCAAGTTCGGCCAGATAGATTGCCGAGAGTGGCGTATCTTCCGCAGGCTTGATAACAACGGTATTGCCAGCCGCCAGGGCAGGGGAGATCCCCCAACCAATTAACAGGAAAGGAAAGTTCCAAGGGAAAATAAATGCACAAGTTCCCCATGGCTTGCGAAACGTCCACGCTTCATGCCCTTTGACGGCCAAGGTCGTGCGGTGGTTCATATGCTGAGCAAGGTCTGCGAAGTAACGCAGCGTATCGGCACAGTTCTGGACGTCACCTTGAGCTTGGGTTTCGACCTTGCCAGCATCGAGCGATTCAATCTGTCCGATGATCGCCTTGTGTTGCTCGATCGCATCGGCCAGACGATGCATCAAGGCAGCTCTCTCATTCGACGGCATCTTCGCCCAGGTTGTATTTTTGAATGCCTCGTCCGCAATTTGAACGGCTTGGTCAACTTCATGCGGAGTCAGTTCTTCGACATCAGCGAGCTTTTCGCCGGAACCAGGATCGTAAGTCGTAATGCTGTCATTACTGCTACTTGCAAACGGTTGACCTCCCACAAAGCTTGTGAGACGCTCTCGACTGAGGAACTTTTCGACTTCAGGTAGCAACGTTAATTTCGGTAGGGTGCTCATAGCTATTCTGGGATTAGAGATGCAGTGGCAAGTTGGCGATGGGAAATGCAAAGCTCATTGGTATCCAACGCCGGGATATTCATCTCATTGTCGCGATTCGGAGGGGCTAAAACAATTAAGTCTCGTGAAACTTCTGTCCGGCCTTCGAGTAGGAATGGGAGGCGAGTCATCCCTGAGGCCAATCGTTACACTTCGTTCCGGTGTAGTTACGTGCGACCATAAAGGGGACCAAAGTTCTGACACGCTCGAAAGTCGGCACTCTCTAAATTGTCCGTTCCAAACGCATTTCATGCGCTCGGGCGAAAAATGCGTTCCTTATCAACATTATGCATGTACACTGGGATCCGTAGCATCGAAGCGAGCGTGATGAACAGATGCCCGACATGGCCAGCGGTCAACACACAATGATTTGCTCCCCAGTGATTCATGACTTCGTAGGTTGAGGTGAACGCACCCCGGCCACTCAGACGCGGAGCGAACCAAGTCGTAGGCCATGTTGGATTGGTTCGTTGGTCGAGTACGGCGTGTACTTTGGGAGGTAGCTCTATAGTCGTCCCTTCGGCGATCTGAATCGCGGGACCCAGTCCGTCGACGAGATTGATTCGGGTCATCGTTGCAGGTATGTTACCACGGGTTTGAAATCGCGTACTCATTCCACCCCCAGGAAAGTACTCCGTGATGGAAGGGTGCCAGGTGGTTGCATCTAAGCATCGCTGGACTTCCTCATCGCCAATTTCCCAGAATGGTTTCATCGTTGGTTTGCCGCTTGGTGTTGTTTGTTGCCCCGTTCCATCAAGTGCCGCTGGGCCAGAGTTGATGAGATGTAGCAGTCCATCATTTGCAGGGTTTTCCAATTGAAAGCCGCCACAACGAGCAGCGACTGACGCGGCACTCCAATAGGTCCGTAGGTCAGCGAAAATCTGAGCCGTGTTGGTCAGCAAGTGACCGAATAACATCGTGGCGGCATTCAATGCATCGTTTTCAGTTGCCACGATATAAGGAGCCCGGCGACCATTCCAATCAAAGGAAGAGTTCAGGATCGCTTCTAGGAAATCGCCGTTGGGAAAATGATCGGTCCACTGGCGTTGCCCTTGAAATCCAGAAGCAATCGCGTTGTGCCCTTGGGCTTGCTCTTTCAGACCCAATTCGGCAAGTCTTGGGTTTCCGACCATCAAGTCTCGAGCAATCAGGGCCATCTTGACGCAGTCCGACCACTCGCGATCGAGTTGGCTTCGCGAACGCCGGGACGACTCCGCGTTTTCATCATCCCCTTCGACACACTTTTCTCGGACCCAGGCGAGTGCTAATTCGTACTCATCATGATCGTATTGTCCCTTGTTCATGCGGCCGATGAACTCGGTCATGTCGATATCTTCTACCCGCATGCCTAGCCATTTTTCCCAGAACTCAGTGTCGATCATCGAGCCTGCGATTCCCATCGACGTTCCACCCATCGAAAGGTAGCTCTTGCCGCGCATCAGTGCTACGGTCAGCCCACAGCGAACGAAGCCAAGGAGCTTTTCCTGGACATCAGCGGGAATGCTCATGTCGCTTGCATCCTGGACATCTTGTCCATAGATGCCAAACGCGGGAATTCCTTTTTGCGTGTGGCTGGCCAGGGCAGCGGCTAGGTAGACCGCGCCCGGTCGTTCCGGTCCATTGAACCCAAAAACGGCCTTAGGACGCTCGGGTGTCATGTCCATCGTTTCCGATCCATAGCACCAACAGGGCGTGACCGTTAGCGAGAGACCGACGTTGTTCTGGCGAAATAACTCTTCGCAATCAGCCGCCTCACGCACGCCGCCGATGCAGGTCTCGGCAATGACGCATTCGGCGGGAAGGCCATTGGGGTAGCGGACGTTCTGCGAAATGAGAGCTGCAACCTGCCGAGCGAGATTCATCGTCTGAACTTCGAGCGATTCGCGTACGCCGCCACGGCGACCGTCGATTGTTGGACGAATGCCAACCTTGGGAAGGTTGTTCGTCCAAACGCTTTGTGACTGGGTAGGTTGATGCATCATCGTCCGCGTTGGGAGTTGTATCTGGAATTCGCGCGAAGATAGAGTCGAATGTGCGACCCGATTCCTCGCACTTACTCATCAAAACCATGAAAAGTTCGCAGGCGCTATTTAGCTCTTGGCTCGATTTGCAAAGAAGACTACTGCGAATCCATAGAATGAAATGACAAGGAAATAAATCAACGGAAGGAAGAATGAGATCCGTGCCGAATCCCGTGCGTTTCCGGCGATCGTCATGCCTGTAACCGCTCTCTAGCTAAGGGTAATGATGCGCGAGTCTCGTTCTAGGAGGAATTGCGACACAACACTAAGAAAATGCGTCACATGGCTTGTGTTAATGGATCTTGAGGACTCTGACGAATACGGTCGTGCAGGTGTATTGGATGCACGCAGGTGCCCAACAGCGGTGAAGTCGGTTCCCTTGTGATCGGAATTGAAATGTCTAAGGAGAACTGCCTACAAAGGGAGCCAAGAAGATGCTCATAGAATACGACATGGGATCTTGGAGAGATGATCGTGAACTCTCGGCTGAGGATTCGACGATGGGTTAGAGGGAAAATACAGACGCGTCAGCGTTTGTTAGAGTCATCAGTGCCAAAGTATTTGCGGAGTTGCTGTGCCTTCAATTGGAGAGAAACGAAAGCGGTACGTGCGTCGCAATTTCATAGCCACATGACGCAGTTCATTAATCAAGTCTTGGCGTTAGATGCTAAAAAGAGAGCAAAGGCAATTTTTTGGTAACCGCCCGTAAGGGTGCCGCCGGTTGTTTCTCTTCTTATATATCAATCTTTCAGGTTAGTACCTTTGGCAGCACTAACCTGGTCACTTTTCTCCTCATCTTTTCGTCTTTATTTTCAAGGGATTCTATCTCATGAAGACACGCGCGCATTCGTATGGATTTACGTTAGTTGAGCTTCTCGTGGTAATCGCCATTATTGGGGTCCTGATTGCCCTGCTGCTTCCTGCCGTTCAACAGGCCAGGGAAGCGGCAAGGAGAATGCAATGTACCAATAACCTGAAACAGATAGGCTTGGCGCTGCACAATCACCACGATACCTATGGGGCTTTCCCGGCTGGGGCCGCGAATGCTGAAGCACAGAATAACGGATACGGTCCGTCGTTTTTTATCTACTTGCTTCCATTTCTTGAGCAGAATTCACTCTATGACCAAACGGATCGCGCGAGCAGTGGTTGGAATAACGCGACCAACCGCACCCTATTCCAGGACTTAGTTCTCGACTTCGTGATCTGTCCTTCCAATCCTGCGTCAGAACTCTTTCCAGCAGGGACCGCCGGCAATCGAGCAGCGACTTCCGCGCAATACGTCGGGCTGACTGGGGCCGTTGAGGACTCAAACTTCACCGAAAGTCGGAATCGGCAGTGCTGCAACTGCTGTGGAGGTTCCAACAGCAATGGCATCATCGCCAGCGGAGGCGTGCTCGTGCCGAACGAAGAATTGGGTATGGCTGCCGTCGTAGATGGTACGTCCAATACTGGCGTCGTGAGCGAGTGGGCTAACTTCGTTGAAGATAGCTCTGGCACTAAGTACCGAGTCGATTCGCGTCACTACATCGGAATGGGTACCGACCGAGGGTGGACGGTTGATTCGGGTACTGGCAACTATCGGCGTGCCTTCTCGGTTACCACGATTCGTTGGCCGATCAATCATAATGACTACACACTGCCGGGAGTGCATGAGAATCACGGAGCAAACAATGGTCTCCACTCGGCACATCCAGGCGGAGTAAATTTCCTTCTGACCGATGGTTCCGTTCGCTTTCTACCAGAAACTATCAACATGACGACGCTTAAGAGACTCGTAACGCGTGACGATGGAGAAGTCGTTAGCTTCTAGTTCTCTTTTCCACTAACGTCTCATGATAAGGTGGTCCATTCTATGCGTCATTTATATATGAAGAGTGCCTTATTATTGCTGAGTCTAGCAGTTCCTGCTTTATTCGGTTGCAACGCGGGTCAATCGACTCCACTAGGGGAAGTAACAGGAAAGGTGATTGACGGTGACGGTCAGCCATTGACGGGGTGTCAGGTCGTCTATGCCCATGAAGAATCGGGGGTTGCTGGTAGCGCCGATGTGCGAGCCGATGGCACGTATACCATCCTATATCGAGGTAAGCCGGGCCTGCCAGCAGACACTACCTATAAGATTTGTGTTGTCCCTAAAGACCCTGAGCCACTCTCAGGGGAGGAGTACGATGCCTATATGAATGCTTCCCCCCGTCGCCAGCGTGAGATCGATCAGCAACGTCAAAAGGGACTGGCTGAGATTCCCGCGAAGTACATAGACTTGCGGACGAGTGGTCTCGAGTTTCACGTCGAAGAAGGTAAGCAGGTCAACGATATTGCGATTATGGAAGGCGAGGGCACTGGTACGGAGTAGCACTAGTGCCTGACGACTTTATGCCGTGAATATGTACGGATTTACTGAGACAGCTAAGGAAAAGCGTCAATAACAAGTCTTCGAGGTTATGGACTTTTGAAAGCCCACCAATTAGTTGGTTTGAGGAAGTACGGCTTTTTGGGGCCGGCCAGGAGACTGGCATCTGCAAAATCAGTGTCTGGTAAGGTAAAATTGGAAGGGTTGCCTATGAAATTACGACAGCTGTTGATAAGCCCTTCTAGATGAAGATCTCGGCGCGCCCCAAAATAGTTCTCCTTGTCGAAACATCGCGGCGATATGGTCGAGATTTGCTTCGCGGTGTCTCTTCATTTGCGCGGACTCGAACAAATTGGTCGATGCTTCATCAAGAGATGACCATCGACTCCACATTGCCCGAGTGGATGGCAAAGGCTGCACCCAGTGGGGTTATCGCGAGAGTTGATACCCATACTGTTGATTCTTTGCGGGCACTAAGAGTTCCGATTGTTGACGTCATGTGCAGTCGCAATTTTCCCGCGATTCCACGTGTAGAAACCAATAATCGAATCGTTACCAAGATGGCATTTGAGCATTTATGGGAACGAGGATTTCGTCGGTTCGCTTATTGCGGCTTTCGTTTCGCTCGGTATTCCGAAATGCGAAGGGACTTTTTCCGTGAGTTAGTTGAACAGAATGATTGTCCATTGGATGTTTATGAATCTCCAGGGAAACCTAACACGCTGCTCACAAGCTTAGAAGAGTCAGGCTTGGTTGATCTACAGCAGATGTACGAGTGGCTTAACTCGCTAAAGTTTCCGACTGGAATTTTCGTATGCAACGATATTCGTGGTCAACAAGTGCTCAACGCTTGTCGCACGTTAGAGATCGCCGTTCCTGACGATCTTGCGGTGATTGGTGTCGACGATGATGACGCAATCTGTCCATTAACATCACCTCCTCTTTCGAGTGTAAATCCCAATGCCGAACTAGTAGGATTTCGAGCCGCTGAGGTGCTGCATGAGATGATGAATGGCTACCCGACACCAACATCGATCGAATTAGTACGGCCCTCGAAGGTGATTAGTCGTCAGTCGACGGAAGTAACAGCTGTTGAAGATCGTGAAGTTGCGCGGATCTGCCGCTTGATTCGCGATCATGCCTGTGAAGGAATCAATGTCGAGATTGTCGCTGGTTTTACTGAACTGTCGCGACGTCAACTCGAACGGCGGTTTAGGACAGAACTTGGACGGACACTGCGTCAAGAAATTACCAATGTTCAATTGAATAAGGTGAAGCAGCTATTGCGCGAGACGGAGATGACGCTCGAGCAGATTTCACACT is a window of Bremerella sp. TYQ1 DNA encoding:
- a CDS encoding DUF1559 domain-containing protein, whose translation is MKTRAHSYGFTLVELLVVIAIIGVLIALLLPAVQQAREAARRMQCTNNLKQIGLALHNHHDTYGAFPAGAANAEAQNNGYGPSFFIYLLPFLEQNSLYDQTDRASSGWNNATNRTLFQDLVLDFVICPSNPASELFPAGTAGNRAATSAQYVGLTGAVEDSNFTESRNRQCCNCCGGSNSNGIIASGGVLVPNEELGMAAVVDGTSNTGVVSEWANFVEDSSGTKYRVDSRHYIGMGTDRGWTVDSGTGNYRRAFSVTTIRWPINHNDYTLPGVHENHGANNGLHSAHPGGVNFLLTDGSVRFLPETINMTTLKRLVTRDDGEVVSF
- a CDS encoding carboxypeptidase-like regulatory domain-containing protein, with amino-acid sequence MRHLYMKSALLLLSLAVPALFGCNAGQSTPLGEVTGKVIDGDGQPLTGCQVVYAHEESGVAGSADVRADGTYTILYRGKPGLPADTTYKICVVPKDPEPLSGEEYDAYMNASPRRQREIDQQRQKGLAEIPAKYIDLRTSGLEFHVEEGKQVNDIAIMEGEGTGTE
- a CDS encoding DNA-binding transcriptional regulator; translation: MLHQEMTIDSTLPEWMAKAAPSGVIARVDTHTVDSLRALRVPIVDVMCSRNFPAIPRVETNNRIVTKMAFEHLWERGFRRFAYCGFRFARYSEMRRDFFRELVEQNDCPLDVYESPGKPNTLLTSLEESGLVDLQQMYEWLNSLKFPTGIFVCNDIRGQQVLNACRTLEIAVPDDLAVIGVDDDDAICPLTSPPLSSVNPNAELVGFRAAEVLHEMMNGYPTPTSIELVRPSKVISRQSTEVTAVEDREVARICRLIRDHACEGINVEIVAGFTELSRRQLERRFRTELGRTLRQEITNVQLNKVKQLLRETEMTLEQISHLAGYSHKEQLCAVFKREIGQTPSAFRSITPDDD